In Candidatus Poribacteria bacterium, the genomic window TCCCTATCGTCCGAATTCATCCAACTATAACTTGTTCCCCAGTAGAGTGCATTGCCGAGGTGATACCCACCCGAAAACGTATAGCGCGTGAAGTCGGTATCGGCATCGGCGGCACCGAATTCCATACCGAAACCGGCGCCAGGGACAGCAAGGAAGAACGCATCGTCGCCCGCCCAATCGCTTTGATATGTTCGGAGGTAGTATAAATTCAGACCGCGTCCCGCGGCAAGTCCGGATGGATTAAAGAAGGTGGCAAGTGCATCATCGCTCATAGCGATGGAACTTGAAGGCAAGTGGGTGCGCGCCTTGGGCGGTGCAGCAACACAAAATGTGCTTATCCCACAAATGAACACTGCGGAGATAACATTTCTACCGATACGTCCTAAATGCTTGGTAAATAAAGATGAAACCATTTTTTTATGTTATCGGTTGTCGGTCTTAGTTGTCGGTTAAGAGGTTTTTGTCTAACCAAAGTCCTCTTTAACTCATAACTGATAATTGACAACTGACAACTCTTAAAACTGATAATTGATAACTCTTAAAACTGATAACCGAAAACTAACAACTATAAAATACCACAAAAGTATAGAGATTGCAATGGAAACACCAAAACCTATGAACGTCGGGCATATTGCGGAAATAATTCGTCATGAATATCGCTACATTGCTGGAGATGGATCTGTCGCTCCGCGCCCGCAGTGTCAACCATTGTTGGGAAATACATTCCCGCGCCCGTTTCAATTTTATATCCACCTGCTGAATGGACACTTAAGTATTGATGAAGCGTTTCTAAATCCGGTTCGGTCGTGCACTGTTGCGTGCAATTCATCGTGAACATCCGCCGGCGGGTACCGCCTCCAAATGCTGCATGATAGGTGTCGTGGTTGAAAATCACGACATCGCCGGGTGTATTTTCCAACGCGATGCTGGTCGGAAAATCACGCGGATGGATACCGTACAATGTCTCTGATTGATTTGGGTCAATCTTTTCGGCTCTGACAAAGTGTGCAGGGTTTTGGCTCCCCGGAATGATACGTAAGCATCCAGTGTCTTTTGTCAAAGGATCGAGGTAAAACGCCACTTTACAAGCGAAGAGACGTCCCCAACTTCCATCAGGATGCCAACCGGTGTCGCCAGCGTAATAGTTCCCATCGCCTCCAGCGTAGTTGAAGTCTTCACCGATCACACCCCCAATGAGTCCTTTAACCCGTTCATCATCGAGCAAAGTGCAGAGTCGAGGACGGTGTTCAATCGGACCGCCGAACATTGTGCGACGTGTTCCATCATGAGCTTTGCCACCCCCAAATTCTTGAATCGATATTTCAAATTCTTCGATAATCCATTCCATCTCGCTTGGCGAAAACATACCGGGGATAGCGAGGTAACCGAAAGTATTGAAAAAATTCACTTGATGTTCTGTCAATTTCATATTTTTAATTTTCCTTGCGGTTCGGTCAGGTGCGTTGTTCATACTATTCCCATCGCGCCCAGACGTTCGGTGTGACATAGCCTTCGTCAATGTAAGGATCTTCGCCTGCGATGGTAAGAACACCGCGATAATTCCGCTGTCCCTTCCACCCTAACCATGATGCTGTTGAACAGTAGTGACTCACAAGGATCCGCCGGAATGTGTCACTTCGATTCTTTTTCGAGCGGTGTAAGAGGTAACCGTTAAAAAAGAGAACGCTACCGGCTGACATTTCAATCGGGATCTCGTCGGTGTCATCGAAGCCCGCTGCTTCATGGCAACTGTCGAATTCATGGCGTTTATTGTGAGGGAAACGGTCGTAAATCACACCGGAACGGTGGCTATTCGGCAGCACCCAGAGACAACCGTTTTCAATTGTAGTGTCATCTAATGTAATCCACGCGCCGAGTAGGGATCGATCACGCGTCGGAATCGGGTGCTCGTCCTGATGCCACGGATTACCCGTATGTCCCGGCACCTTGCTTAACATCATTGACTGCATACATTTCACGCCCCCCTCCCAAAACGGGATGTGTGCCCCAACGATTGTTCGGAGGACTTCACAAATTTTTGGATGTTCAACGTAACGCCGAACCAACGGGCTGAAGACATGTGGTTCGCCGACACACATAATTCTATCCAAAGCTTCCATTTCGCTTGCTGTCTCCGGCATCGGTGGGATCGCCTCACACGCGTAATCCCCACGAAAGATTTTCAGCATTTCTGCTTTCAGGTCATCACATTCTTCCAGCGTAATGACATCCGGAAGCAGTAAATATCCGTCATTGATATATGATTTTGCCCAAAGGTTAGACTGTTCTTGCACGATTATCAAATCCTTTGTTGTATTGGTTCAAAACTGTGAATTACTCTGCGCGAATAATCCGCCATGTTTCTGCTTCATTCGCAAAAACCAACGTCAATTTACCAGACATCTGTTCAACCTGACCGTTCGCCTTCGGGGCATATTGCAACGTGTAGCCACCCGTTACAATGGCGGTATCGTCGGCTATGTTCGGATGGATGTCAATGTCGGTCAATGTCATATCAATCTGATGATAAACATCAAAAAACTGGGCTGCCTTTGTTTTAACGTCTTGGTATGTGCGTCCATTGGAGAGATACGCTTCCGAAAAACAGGACATAACCTCCGTTAGGTTCGACATGTCGTATCCGAGTTCATATCGGTTTAGGACGCGCTGAATAATCTCTTTGATCGTCGGTTCGGTTTGAGGCTCACCCTCCTGTGTCGCTGTTGCTACGGGATGCGCCATTGATTCCGGCGGGATTCCTTGCGCAATCTGCTTGAGTGTATGCACTTCCGGGGCGGCATACCCCCAGACCTCTAATTCCATAACTCGCGCGATGCCGTCCACTGCATACACAGGTCGCCTCCCTGCCATGTGTTGGTAATTGAAAACCGTATCATTTGAGGAAACGGGAACGAGCCGAACTTTGCTCGCAATTAGGCGTTGGCGAACCTCATGAACCCGCTTCCCTTTGGTATTATCTCGCGCTGTATATTGTTTGTCCTTCGTATCGCCTGACGGAATAAGTCCCCAACCGGTGCCGTGCCAATACTCAATCCGATAGTCTTTCAACCCGAATTGTGGTGCAGGATATTCCTCAGAGTCGATTGTCCACATAACAATCTTACGAATATCGACCGGCTTCGCGAGCGTTACCGACACATAAGGTCGCTTATTTAAATCTGAGGTGCGTAGATGTTCTAAACTACTCCCCCATCCACTGCCCTCATCCCACGTCTCGGAGTTGGTATCCCCATCGATGACCTCTTCTGCGCGGTGGTTTGGAACGGATTGTGACGCATCGGCGATTGCTCCATTTCGACTCAGCGCGAAATTGATAAGAGGTGGTGGCGGTTCTAAAAGATGTTCTTGAAAAGTTTGCGATTTACAACCCATCACTGAAAGCAAAAGCGTCAGACATGTACATATACGAAGCATCGCTAACCTCCTTTTCGTTTCACCGTAACACTGCCAAACGTCCGAGTGTTTGTGCTGTCTGGTCTCCGGTGACAGCGCGTATCCTGAAAAAATAGACCCCATTGGCAAGTAATAGACCGTCAGCGTCTCGGGCATCCCACATAAACTCGTTGTAGCCTTCATTCCCAGAAGCCTCTTTTAAGACATTCACCACCCGCCCTGATGTGGTGTAAATTGCAATAGAGACTTCATCTGCATCCAACGATAACTGATAGGTAAACGTTGTTTTTTCTTTCAGCGGATTTGGAAAGTTGTGAACATCCCAAATTCGGAAAGGTGTTTCCTCTGGTGAGAACCCCTCGTCGTGTTTCTGGAGTGTGTTATAATCGAAACTTGTTAACCAAGCAATTTCTGCGTTTAAGGCACTCAGCAATTCCGCTTCAATCGTCCGATGCGAATACCCGAAAAGTGGGATAAATTCCTCAACCGCTTTAATATGTGGTTGTATAGACTTTGAAAATTCTATTGCGCTCGTGATTTTTGCCCGGATTGCTTCTTCGGTGCCCGGTTCGTAGCCGAGTGCTATTGCTTCTACCAACTTGGCTCGACTTTCAAAAAACAGCACCCATAGTTCCATCAAATGAACGGCATCGCGTAAATCCTCGGTCGCTTCCACATCAAAGGGTTCTGCGATCTCACTTGCTACACGTATCTCATTTGCAGCCTGCTGTTGTGGTGCCAAAAGTGCGGTGAACCGATTTACGGCGAGTTTCGCGATGTCCAGTTCAGGGATAGCCAACGTATCTTCAACAGACCGCGGTCCAATCAACGTCCAGAATCGCGTTGCGAGTCCAGCAGATCCGCTGCCGTATGTACCACCAACGGTCAAGGATCCGGCATAATCTGAGAAATAACTCGCCATGTTCCATCCGTTTACCCGCAAGGCACTGAGAATGTGTGGCGCGGCTTCGGTGCCGTATCGGGCTATCAATTCATTTCGGAGGAGTTGGTAATGGTCAAGGTTGATATCCCAATTGAGACCTGCACTGACGAGTCTATCGAGGTATCCTAACCCTTGGATCGCGCCTTGGACAGTAAACCCACCGAGACCAACGACTTCGGGATTATTGGCAAGTTGCCGGACGCCTTGCACGAAGAGATCGCTCTCCAGCATCCAGAACGGCATTACCTCCTCTACTTCATGGGAAAGGACTATAAATCGGTGTCCGATTTCTCCGAGTGCCCTCACTTGTGGGATAGGCACGCCTGCGCTTGCGACGGGTTCGCCATCTGCGCCCCATTTCCGTGAGAAAATAGTCCCTTTCGGCAACTGCTGGGCATACACGCCTGCGGCATCCTTGAGCCAACTGCTGTCATACCCGGAGATATAAAATTTGAAGTCCGGACGCACTTCCCGTGCGGCGTTGATAATCGTAAAGTAGACTTGCCAGAGTTTTGCTTGTCCCTGTTCCGTCCTATCGCCACAATCAGGACAATCACATGCGCGTGTCTCATGCCCCCAAGAACGTAGGTGAAACCCCGCAAGTGCGGGATAGGTACGCACGATCGCCTGCGTCAGCTCCCTCGCGAGCGTATGAAACTCGGGTTTGGACCAACAGAAGGGTCGATAAGACACTTCATTCCGAGACGCTCCGTAAAGCACCGCCGGTCCAAGGACATCGGGACGTTGCTGAATCAGTGCCTCTGTCGGTTCACCCGTCACGTACATGAAAAGATAGGCATCAATACCGCGCTGTTCGAGTGCCTTAAACCGATTTTTTAGTATTGCAATGCGTTCTCGCCGCTGTCCTATCGGTTCATCTTGCAAGGCTTCAAAGGCAGGCGTGTCAACGTATTTAAACGCGGTTCCGAACCCATCTTCAATGCCCGTGCCTGTCCATACGCCCTCGCCGCCACTCATGTTGATGCGGTGG contains:
- a CDS encoding phytanoyl-CoA dioxygenase family protein, giving the protein MKLTEHQVNFFNTFGYLAIPGMFSPSEMEWIIEEFEISIQEFGGGKAHDGTRRTMFGGPIEHRPRLCTLLDDERVKGLIGGVIGEDFNYAGGDGNYYAGDTGWHPDGSWGRLFACKVAFYLDPLTKDTGCLRIIPGSQNPAHFVRAEKIDPNQSETLYGIHPRDFPTSIALENTPGDVVIFNHDTYHAAFGGGTRRRMFTMNCTQQCTTEPDLETLHQYLSVHSAGGYKIETGAGMYFPTMVDTAGAERQIHLQQCSDIHDELFPQYARRS
- a CDS encoding nuclear transport factor 2 family protein; amino-acid sequence: MLRICTCLTLLLSVMGCKSQTFQEHLLEPPPPLINFALSRNGAIADASQSVPNHRAEEVIDGDTNSETWDEGSGWGSSLEHLRTSDLNKRPYVSVTLAKPVDIRKIVMWTIDSEEYPAPQFGLKDYRIEYWHGTGWGLIPSGDTKDKQYTARDNTKGKRVHEVRQRLIASKVRLVPVSSNDTVFNYQHMAGRRPVYAVDGIARVMELEVWGYAAPEVHTLKQIAQGIPPESMAHPVATATQEGEPQTEPTIKEIIQRVLNRYELGYDMSNLTEVMSCFSEAYLSNGRTYQDVKTKAAQFFDVYHQIDMTLTDIDIHPNIADDTAIVTGGYTLQYAPKANGQVEQMSGKLTLVFANEAETWRIIRAE
- a CDS encoding T9SS type A sorting domain-containing protein codes for the protein MNIFIKWLSAGIAVSNQHCPAGLPHAACVTVSKRLEWKGGRMEGWVPLNLPPFHSSNQKLKAESRQPTTILLMAISCLVVFILPARSDQIPIVVSGEPRATLQVGANASEQEQFAAAEIQSFIQQFTGAKLDIRTNRQQTETQTVIVLGTPESNPTIAGLQANVELTLAKELGDEGYRIKTVEVGREIVIVVTAHTERGVIYGAYAFIENCITALTGLQPVHPELPVARAKALLVPFMNETSSPFYPVRAVLEIEDPDWLARHRINMSGGEGVWTGTGIEDGFGTAFKYVDTPAFEALQDEPIGQRRERIAILKNRFKALEQRGIDAYLFMYVTGEPTEALIQQRPDVLGPAVLYGASRNEVSYRPFCWSKPEFHTLARELTQAIVRTYPALAGFHLRSWGHETRACDCPDCGDRTEQGQAKLWQVYFTIINAAREVRPDFKFYISGYDSSWLKDAAGVYAQQLPKGTIFSRKWGADGEPVASAGVPIPQVRALGEIGHRFIVLSHEVEEVMPFWMLESDLFVQGVRQLANNPEVVGLGGFTVQGAIQGLGYLDRLVSAGLNWDINLDHYQLLRNELIARYGTEAAPHILSALRVNGWNMASYFSDYAGSLTVGGTYGSGSAGLATRFWTLIGPRSVEDTLAIPELDIAKLAVNRFTALLAPQQQAANEIRVASEIAEPFDVEATEDLRDAVHLMELWVLFFESRAKLVEAIALGYEPGTEEAIRAKITSAIEFSKSIQPHIKAVEEFIPLFGYSHRTIEAELLSALNAEIAWLTSFDYNTLQKHDEGFSPEETPFRIWDVHNFPNPLKEKTTFTYQLSLDADEVSIAIYTTSGRVVNVLKEASGNEGYNEFMWDARDADGLLLANGVYFFRIRAVTGDQTAQTLGRLAVLR
- a CDS encoding phytanoyl-CoA dioxygenase family protein, which translates into the protein MVQEQSNLWAKSYINDGYLLLPDVITLEECDDLKAEMLKIFRGDYACEAIPPMPETASEMEALDRIMCVGEPHVFSPLVRRYVEHPKICEVLRTIVGAHIPFWEGGVKCMQSMMLSKVPGHTGNPWHQDEHPIPTRDRSLLGAWITLDDTTIENGCLWVLPNSHRSGVIYDRFPHNKRHEFDSCHEAAGFDDTDEIPIEMSAGSVLFFNGYLLHRSKKNRSDTFRRILVSHYCSTASWLGWKGQRNYRGVLTIAGEDPYIDEGYVTPNVWARWE